One Amaranthus tricolor cultivar Red isolate AtriRed21 chromosome 10, ASM2621246v1, whole genome shotgun sequence genomic window carries:
- the LOC130825589 gene encoding uncharacterized protein LOC130825589 isoform X1: MGEMTPLRPAGYIDPGWEHGTAQDEKKKKVKCNYCGKVVSGGIYRLKQHLARVSGEVTYCERAPEDVYLKMRENLEGCRSNKKQKLSENDEQAYLNFQSHDDDDDDDAMETMEYKRKGKKVMNDKSFFLNLTPLRSLGYVDPGWEHGIAQDERKKKVKCNYCGKIVSGGINRFKQHLARIPGEVAPCKNAPDEVYLKIKDNMKWHRTGRRHRRPNTKEAPTFFMHSDNEPEEDEPEDVLHHLSNDKVVIGDMRQSKDFRRGHGGISSGSSSEMYLKKSRLNSSVLKTSMRHMPLTYKQGSCGSNKKNRKEVLSAISEFFYYAGIPMQVANSLSFQKMLELVGHYGPGLTGPSSRQISGRFLHDELSTVKSYLVEYRTCWAVTGCSIMADSWKNSQGRILINFLVSCPRGVYFVYLVDATDVVDDPSSLFKLLDQVVEEIGEENVVQVVTQNTPNYKAAGKMLEDKRKTLFWTPCVAYSIDRVLEDFLKIKIVGECIEKAQKVTKFIYNRTWLLNLMKKEFTGRQDILRPAITKYAANFISLQGVFDHRISLKRMFQSSKWLLCRYSRSEEGKEVEKIVLNASFWKKMQHVLKSVEPVLQALHKVDSNSNLSLPYVYSDLLRAKLAIKSMHGEDADKYGPFWSVIDSHLSSLFHHSLCVAAYSLNPAYRYRPDYQANPEVVRGLNECIVRLESDRGRQVAASMQISDFVSAKADFGTELAISTRTELDPGVWWQQHGINCLELQCLAVRILSQTCSSFGCEHNWSVYDQIHCESQNNLARKKLTDFVYVHYNLRLRERQIRQANELMSLDSALLEGLLDDWVVEAGRHAIQDDEQDIFDHEDGYNYDILDYDDGNSDMRRGSLEMVTLADVEPLEVHPNAGPATDDDADLDFLDDDLTD, translated from the exons ATGGGAGAGATGACTCCACTCCGTCCGGCGGGATACATTGACCCTGGCTGGGAGCATGGGACTGCCCAAGAtgagaagaagaaaaaggtCAAGTGCAACTATTGTGGGAAAGTTGTTAGTGGAGGTATATATAGATTAAAGCAACACTTGGCTCGAGTCTCTGGAGAAGTAACATACTGTGAAAGGGCTCCAGAAGATGTATATTTGAAAATGAGAGAGAATTTGGAAGGTTGTCGATCCAACAAGAAGCAAAAACTGTCTGAAAATGATGAGCAGGCGTATCTGAATTTTCAGTCTCATgatgacgacgatgatgatgatgcaatGGAGACTATGGAgtataaaagaaaagggaaaaaagTGATGAATGATAAGAGTTTCTTTTTGAATTTGACTCCTCTTCGCTCATTGGGATATGTTGACCCTGGTTGGGAGCATGGGATTGCTCAAgatgagagaaagaaaaaggTGAAGTGCAATTACTGTGGAAAAATAGTCAGTGGAGGCATCAATAGATTTAAACAACACTTGGCTAGAATTCCAGGAGAAGTTGCTCCCTGTAAAAATGCTCCAGATGAAGTATACTTGAAGATAAAGGATAATATGAAATGGCATCGCACAGGAAGAAGGCACAGAAGACCAAATACCAAAGAAGCACCAACCTTTTTTATGCATTCAGATAATGAACCTGAAGAAGATGAGCCAGAAGATGTTTTGCATCACTTGAGTAATGATAAGGTTGTTATTGGAGATATGAGACAGAGCAAAGATTTCAGGAGGGGACATGGTGGAATCTCTTCAGGAAGTAGTTCAGAGATGTACTTGAAAAAGTCGAGGCTAAATTCATCGGTCTTGAAGACTTCAATGCGTCATATGCCACTGACTTATAAGCAAGGAAGCTGTGGTTCAAACAAAAAGAACCGCAAGGAAGTACTTTCAGCTATTAGTGAGTTCTTCTATTATGCGGGGATCCCAATGCAAGTAGCCAACTCCCTTTCTTTCCAGAAGATGTTGGAACTTGTTGGTCATTATGGTCCGGGTCTTACAGGTCCTTCAAGTCGGCAGATATCTGGTAGATTTCTACACGACGAACTGTCAACAGTCAAAAGCTATCTTGTCGAGTATAGGACATGCTGGGCGGTTACTGGTTGTTCTATTATGGCAGATAGTTGGAAAAATTCACAGGGTAGGatactaattaattttttagtgTCCTGTCCTCGTGGTGTGTActttgtttatttagttgatgcCACTGACGTAGTAGATGATCCTTCTAGTTTGTTCAAGTTACTTGATCAAGTGGTGGAGGAAATTGGTGAGGAAAATGTTGTTCAG GTAGTCACTCAGAATACTCCTAATTATAAGGCTGCTGGAAAGATGCTTGAAGACAAAAGAAAAACTCTATTTTGGACTCCGTGTGTTGCCTATAGTATAGATAGAGTACTTGAAGATTTTTTGAAGATAAAGATTGTCGGTGAATGTATAGAGAAAGCCCAGAAGGTGACAAAGTTCATCTACAACCGTACATGGCTGTTGAATCTGATGAAGAAGGAATTTACTGGCAGGCAGGACATTCTTAGACCTGCTATTACTAAATATGCTGCTAACTTCATTAGTTTACAAGGTGTATTTGACCATAGGATAAGTCTTAAGAGAATGTTCCAATCAAGCAAATGGCTTTTATGTCGGTATTCCAGATCAGAAGAAGGCAAGGAAGTGGAGAAAATTGTACTAAATGCTTCATTTTGGAAGAAAATGCAGCATGTTTTGAAATCAGTGGAACCAGTTCTGCAAGCACTGCATAAGGTTGACAGCAACAGTAACCTGTCTTTGCCATATGTATATAGTGACCTGTTAAGGGCAAAACTTGCTATTAAAAGCATGCATGGTGAGGATGCTGATAAATATGGTCCTTTTTGGAGTGTGATTGACAGCCATTTGAGTTCAttatttcatcattcattatgtGTCGCTGCATACTCTTTAAATCCAGCCTATAGATATCGACCAGATTATCAAGCG AATCCGGAGGTGGTCCGTGGATTAAATGAATGCATCGTTCGGCTTGAGTCAGATAGAGGTAGACAGGTTGCTGCATCCATGCAG ATCTCTGACTTTGTATCGGCTAAAGCTGATTTCGGGACTGAATTGGCAATCAGTACAAGAACTGAGCTTGATCCAG GTGTGTGGTGGCAGCAACATGGTATAAATTGTTTGGAATTGCAGTGCTTAGCTGTACGCATACTAAGTCAAACATGCTCTTCGTTTGGTTGCGAACACAATTGGAGTGTATATGATCAAATCCATTGTGAAAGTCAAAACAATTTAGCTCGCAAGAAATTAACTGATTTTGTTTACGTTCACTACAACTTGAGACTTAGAGAGCGCCAAATAAGACAGGCGAATGAGTTGATGTCACTTGATAGTGCTCTTCTAGAAGGTTTACTTGATGACTGGGTTGTAGAAGCTGGCAGACATGCTATTCAAGATGATGAG CAGGATATATTTGACCATGAA
- the LOC130825589 gene encoding uncharacterized protein LOC130825589 isoform X2 — protein sequence MGEMTPLRPAGYIDPGWEHGTAQDEKKKKVKCNYCGKVVSGGIYRLKQHLARVSGEVTYCERAPEDVYLKMRENLEGCRSNKKQKLSENDEQAYLNFQSHDDDDDDDAMETMEYKRKGKKVMNDKSFFLNLTPLRSLGYVDPGWEHGIAQDERKKKVKCNYCGKIVSGGINRFKQHLARIPGEVAPCKNAPDEVYLKIKDNMKWHRTGRRHRRPNTKEAPTFFMHSDNEPEEDEPEDVLHHLSNDKVVIGDMRQSKDFRRGHGGISSGSSSEMYLKKSRLNSSVLKTSMRHMPLTYKQGSCGSNKKNRKEVLSAISEFFYYAGIPMQVANSLSFQKMLELVGHYGPGLTGPSSRQISGRFLHDELSTVKSYLVEYRTCWAVTGCSIMADSWKNSQGRILINFLVSCPRGVYFVYLVDATDVVDDPSSLFKLLDQVVEEIGEENVVQVVTQNTPNYKAAGKMLEDKRKTLFWTPCVAYSIDRVLEDFLKIKIVGECIEKAQKVTKFIYNRTWLLNLMKKEFTGRQDILRPAITKYAANFISLQGVFDHRISLKRMFQSSKWLLCRYSRSEEGKEVEKIVLNASFWKKMQHVLKSVEPVLQALHKVDSNSNLSLPYVYSDLLRAKLAIKSMHGEDADKYGPFWSVIDSHLSSLFHHSLCVAAYSLNPAYRYRPDYQANPEVVRGLNECIVRLESDRGRQVAASMQISDFVSAKADFGTELAISTRTELDPGVWWQQHGINCLELQCLAVRILSQTCSSFGCEHNWSVYDQIHCESQNNLARKKLTDFVYVHYNLRLRERQIRQANELMSLDSALLEGLLDDWVVEAGRHAIQDDEDIFDHEDGYNYDILDYDDGNSDMRRGSLEMVTLADVEPLEVHPNAGPATDDDADLDFLDDDLTD from the exons ATGGGAGAGATGACTCCACTCCGTCCGGCGGGATACATTGACCCTGGCTGGGAGCATGGGACTGCCCAAGAtgagaagaagaaaaaggtCAAGTGCAACTATTGTGGGAAAGTTGTTAGTGGAGGTATATATAGATTAAAGCAACACTTGGCTCGAGTCTCTGGAGAAGTAACATACTGTGAAAGGGCTCCAGAAGATGTATATTTGAAAATGAGAGAGAATTTGGAAGGTTGTCGATCCAACAAGAAGCAAAAACTGTCTGAAAATGATGAGCAGGCGTATCTGAATTTTCAGTCTCATgatgacgacgatgatgatgatgcaatGGAGACTATGGAgtataaaagaaaagggaaaaaagTGATGAATGATAAGAGTTTCTTTTTGAATTTGACTCCTCTTCGCTCATTGGGATATGTTGACCCTGGTTGGGAGCATGGGATTGCTCAAgatgagagaaagaaaaaggTGAAGTGCAATTACTGTGGAAAAATAGTCAGTGGAGGCATCAATAGATTTAAACAACACTTGGCTAGAATTCCAGGAGAAGTTGCTCCCTGTAAAAATGCTCCAGATGAAGTATACTTGAAGATAAAGGATAATATGAAATGGCATCGCACAGGAAGAAGGCACAGAAGACCAAATACCAAAGAAGCACCAACCTTTTTTATGCATTCAGATAATGAACCTGAAGAAGATGAGCCAGAAGATGTTTTGCATCACTTGAGTAATGATAAGGTTGTTATTGGAGATATGAGACAGAGCAAAGATTTCAGGAGGGGACATGGTGGAATCTCTTCAGGAAGTAGTTCAGAGATGTACTTGAAAAAGTCGAGGCTAAATTCATCGGTCTTGAAGACTTCAATGCGTCATATGCCACTGACTTATAAGCAAGGAAGCTGTGGTTCAAACAAAAAGAACCGCAAGGAAGTACTTTCAGCTATTAGTGAGTTCTTCTATTATGCGGGGATCCCAATGCAAGTAGCCAACTCCCTTTCTTTCCAGAAGATGTTGGAACTTGTTGGTCATTATGGTCCGGGTCTTACAGGTCCTTCAAGTCGGCAGATATCTGGTAGATTTCTACACGACGAACTGTCAACAGTCAAAAGCTATCTTGTCGAGTATAGGACATGCTGGGCGGTTACTGGTTGTTCTATTATGGCAGATAGTTGGAAAAATTCACAGGGTAGGatactaattaattttttagtgTCCTGTCCTCGTGGTGTGTActttgtttatttagttgatgcCACTGACGTAGTAGATGATCCTTCTAGTTTGTTCAAGTTACTTGATCAAGTGGTGGAGGAAATTGGTGAGGAAAATGTTGTTCAG GTAGTCACTCAGAATACTCCTAATTATAAGGCTGCTGGAAAGATGCTTGAAGACAAAAGAAAAACTCTATTTTGGACTCCGTGTGTTGCCTATAGTATAGATAGAGTACTTGAAGATTTTTTGAAGATAAAGATTGTCGGTGAATGTATAGAGAAAGCCCAGAAGGTGACAAAGTTCATCTACAACCGTACATGGCTGTTGAATCTGATGAAGAAGGAATTTACTGGCAGGCAGGACATTCTTAGACCTGCTATTACTAAATATGCTGCTAACTTCATTAGTTTACAAGGTGTATTTGACCATAGGATAAGTCTTAAGAGAATGTTCCAATCAAGCAAATGGCTTTTATGTCGGTATTCCAGATCAGAAGAAGGCAAGGAAGTGGAGAAAATTGTACTAAATGCTTCATTTTGGAAGAAAATGCAGCATGTTTTGAAATCAGTGGAACCAGTTCTGCAAGCACTGCATAAGGTTGACAGCAACAGTAACCTGTCTTTGCCATATGTATATAGTGACCTGTTAAGGGCAAAACTTGCTATTAAAAGCATGCATGGTGAGGATGCTGATAAATATGGTCCTTTTTGGAGTGTGATTGACAGCCATTTGAGTTCAttatttcatcattcattatgtGTCGCTGCATACTCTTTAAATCCAGCCTATAGATATCGACCAGATTATCAAGCG AATCCGGAGGTGGTCCGTGGATTAAATGAATGCATCGTTCGGCTTGAGTCAGATAGAGGTAGACAGGTTGCTGCATCCATGCAG ATCTCTGACTTTGTATCGGCTAAAGCTGATTTCGGGACTGAATTGGCAATCAGTACAAGAACTGAGCTTGATCCAG GTGTGTGGTGGCAGCAACATGGTATAAATTGTTTGGAATTGCAGTGCTTAGCTGTACGCATACTAAGTCAAACATGCTCTTCGTTTGGTTGCGAACACAATTGGAGTGTATATGATCAAATCCATTGTGAAAGTCAAAACAATTTAGCTCGCAAGAAATTAACTGATTTTGTTTACGTTCACTACAACTTGAGACTTAGAGAGCGCCAAATAAGACAGGCGAATGAGTTGATGTCACTTGATAGTGCTCTTCTAGAAGGTTTACTTGATGACTGGGTTGTAGAAGCTGGCAGACATGCTATTCAAGATGATGAG GATATATTTGACCATGAA
- the LOC130825589 gene encoding uncharacterized protein LOC130825589 isoform X3 encodes MGEMTPLRPAGYIDPGWEHGTAQDEKKKKVKCNYCGKVVSGGIYRLKQHLARVSGEVTYCERAPEDVYLKMRENLEGCRSNKKQKLSENDEQAYLNFQSHDDDDDDDAMETMEYKRKGKKVMNDKSFFLNLTPLRSLGYVDPGWEHGIAQDERKKKVKCNYCGKIVSGGINRFKQHLARIPGEVAPCKNAPDEVYLKIKDNMKWHRTGRRHRRPNTKEAPTFFMHSDNEPEEDEPEDVLHHLSNDKVVIGDMRQSKDFRRGHGGISSGSSSEMYLKKSRLNSSVLKTSMRHMPLTYKQGSCGSNKKNRKEVLSAISEFFYYAGIPMQVANSLSFQKMLELVGHYGPGLTGPSSRQISGRFLHDELSTVKSYLVEYRTCWAVTGCSIMADSWKNSQGRILINFLVSCPRGVYFVYLVDATDVVDDPSSLFKLLDQVVEEIGEENVVQVVTQNTPNYKAAGKMLEDKRKTLFWTPCVAYSIDRVLEDFLKIKIVGECIEKAQKVTKFIYNRTWLLNLMKKEFTGRQDILRPAITKYAANFISLQGVFDHRISLKRMFQSSKWLLCRYSRSEEGKEVEKIVLNASFWKKMQHVLKSVEPVLQALHKVDSNSNLSLPYVYSDLLRAKLAIKSMHGEDADKYGPFWSVIDSHLSSLFHHSLCVAAYSLNPAYRYRPDYQANPEVVRGLNECIVRLESDRGRQVAASMQISDFVSAKADFGTELAISTRTELDPGVWWQQHGINCLELQCLAVRILSQTCSSFGCEHNWSVYDQIHCESQNNLARKKLTDFVYVHYNLRLRERQIRQANELMSLDSALLEGLLDDWVVEAGRHAIQDDEGEVA; translated from the exons ATGGGAGAGATGACTCCACTCCGTCCGGCGGGATACATTGACCCTGGCTGGGAGCATGGGACTGCCCAAGAtgagaagaagaaaaaggtCAAGTGCAACTATTGTGGGAAAGTTGTTAGTGGAGGTATATATAGATTAAAGCAACACTTGGCTCGAGTCTCTGGAGAAGTAACATACTGTGAAAGGGCTCCAGAAGATGTATATTTGAAAATGAGAGAGAATTTGGAAGGTTGTCGATCCAACAAGAAGCAAAAACTGTCTGAAAATGATGAGCAGGCGTATCTGAATTTTCAGTCTCATgatgacgacgatgatgatgatgcaatGGAGACTATGGAgtataaaagaaaagggaaaaaagTGATGAATGATAAGAGTTTCTTTTTGAATTTGACTCCTCTTCGCTCATTGGGATATGTTGACCCTGGTTGGGAGCATGGGATTGCTCAAgatgagagaaagaaaaaggTGAAGTGCAATTACTGTGGAAAAATAGTCAGTGGAGGCATCAATAGATTTAAACAACACTTGGCTAGAATTCCAGGAGAAGTTGCTCCCTGTAAAAATGCTCCAGATGAAGTATACTTGAAGATAAAGGATAATATGAAATGGCATCGCACAGGAAGAAGGCACAGAAGACCAAATACCAAAGAAGCACCAACCTTTTTTATGCATTCAGATAATGAACCTGAAGAAGATGAGCCAGAAGATGTTTTGCATCACTTGAGTAATGATAAGGTTGTTATTGGAGATATGAGACAGAGCAAAGATTTCAGGAGGGGACATGGTGGAATCTCTTCAGGAAGTAGTTCAGAGATGTACTTGAAAAAGTCGAGGCTAAATTCATCGGTCTTGAAGACTTCAATGCGTCATATGCCACTGACTTATAAGCAAGGAAGCTGTGGTTCAAACAAAAAGAACCGCAAGGAAGTACTTTCAGCTATTAGTGAGTTCTTCTATTATGCGGGGATCCCAATGCAAGTAGCCAACTCCCTTTCTTTCCAGAAGATGTTGGAACTTGTTGGTCATTATGGTCCGGGTCTTACAGGTCCTTCAAGTCGGCAGATATCTGGTAGATTTCTACACGACGAACTGTCAACAGTCAAAAGCTATCTTGTCGAGTATAGGACATGCTGGGCGGTTACTGGTTGTTCTATTATGGCAGATAGTTGGAAAAATTCACAGGGTAGGatactaattaattttttagtgTCCTGTCCTCGTGGTGTGTActttgtttatttagttgatgcCACTGACGTAGTAGATGATCCTTCTAGTTTGTTCAAGTTACTTGATCAAGTGGTGGAGGAAATTGGTGAGGAAAATGTTGTTCAG GTAGTCACTCAGAATACTCCTAATTATAAGGCTGCTGGAAAGATGCTTGAAGACAAAAGAAAAACTCTATTTTGGACTCCGTGTGTTGCCTATAGTATAGATAGAGTACTTGAAGATTTTTTGAAGATAAAGATTGTCGGTGAATGTATAGAGAAAGCCCAGAAGGTGACAAAGTTCATCTACAACCGTACATGGCTGTTGAATCTGATGAAGAAGGAATTTACTGGCAGGCAGGACATTCTTAGACCTGCTATTACTAAATATGCTGCTAACTTCATTAGTTTACAAGGTGTATTTGACCATAGGATAAGTCTTAAGAGAATGTTCCAATCAAGCAAATGGCTTTTATGTCGGTATTCCAGATCAGAAGAAGGCAAGGAAGTGGAGAAAATTGTACTAAATGCTTCATTTTGGAAGAAAATGCAGCATGTTTTGAAATCAGTGGAACCAGTTCTGCAAGCACTGCATAAGGTTGACAGCAACAGTAACCTGTCTTTGCCATATGTATATAGTGACCTGTTAAGGGCAAAACTTGCTATTAAAAGCATGCATGGTGAGGATGCTGATAAATATGGTCCTTTTTGGAGTGTGATTGACAGCCATTTGAGTTCAttatttcatcattcattatgtGTCGCTGCATACTCTTTAAATCCAGCCTATAGATATCGACCAGATTATCAAGCG AATCCGGAGGTGGTCCGTGGATTAAATGAATGCATCGTTCGGCTTGAGTCAGATAGAGGTAGACAGGTTGCTGCATCCATGCAG ATCTCTGACTTTGTATCGGCTAAAGCTGATTTCGGGACTGAATTGGCAATCAGTACAAGAACTGAGCTTGATCCAG GTGTGTGGTGGCAGCAACATGGTATAAATTGTTTGGAATTGCAGTGCTTAGCTGTACGCATACTAAGTCAAACATGCTCTTCGTTTGGTTGCGAACACAATTGGAGTGTATATGATCAAATCCATTGTGAAAGTCAAAACAATTTAGCTCGCAAGAAATTAACTGATTTTGTTTACGTTCACTACAACTTGAGACTTAGAGAGCGCCAAATAAGACAGGCGAATGAGTTGATGTCACTTGATAGTGCTCTTCTAGAAGGTTTACTTGATGACTGGGTTGTAGAAGCTGGCAGACATGCTATTCAAGATGATGAG GGGGAGGTTGCTTAA